Proteins from one Dromiciops gliroides isolate mDroGli1 chromosome 6, mDroGli1.pri, whole genome shotgun sequence genomic window:
- the TMX2 gene encoding thioredoxin-related transmembrane protein 2 isoform X1 → MAVLAPLLALLYSVPRLSRWLAKPYYLLSALLSAAFLLVRKVPPVCLGLPTQREDGNSCDFDWREVEILMFLSAIVMMKNRRSITVEQHIGNIFMFSKVANAILFFRLDIRMGLLYITLCIVFLMTCKPPLYMGPEYIKYFNDKTIDEELDRDKRVTWIVEFFANWSNECQSFAPIYADLSLKYNCTGLNFGKVDVGRYPDVSTRYKVSTSPLTKQLPTLILFQGGKEVMRRPQIDKKGRAVSWTFSEENVIREFSLNELYQRAKKQSKTRDVIPEEPPESTAAPAQPEEENKKDK, encoded by the exons ATGGCTGTGCTGGCCCCGCTGCTGGCCCTACTGTACTCGGTGCCGCGGCTCTCGCGATGGCTGGCCAAGCCCTACTACCTTCTGTCGGCGCTGCTGTCGGCCGCCTTCCTCCTGGTGCGCAAGGTGCCGCCCGTCTGCCTCGGTCTCCCCACGCAGCGCGAGGACGGCAACTCTTGCGACTTCGACTGG AGGGAGGTGGAGATTTTAATGTTCCTCAGTGCCATTGTGATGATGAAGAACCGGAGATCTA TCACTGTAGAGCAGCATATAGGTAACATCTTCATGTTCAGTAAAGTTGCCAACGCCATCCTATTTTTCCGCCTGGACATTCGCATGGGCCTGCTCTACATCACACTCTGCATAG TGTTCCTGATGACTTGCAAACCTCCCCTCTACATGGGCCCAGAGTACATCAAGTACTTTAATGACAAGACAATTGAT GAAGAGCTGGACCGGGACAAGCGGGTCACATGGATCGTGGAGTTCTTTGCCAATTGGTCTAATGAGTGTCAGTCATTTGCTCCTATCTATGCTGACCTCTCTCTCAA GTACAACTGCACAGGACTGAATTTTGGGAAGGTGGACGTTGGACGCTACCCTGATGTCAGCACAAG GTACAAAGTGAGCACGTCACCTCTCACGAAGCAGCTTCCCACCCTGATCCTATTCCAGGGGGGAAAAGAGGTGATGCGGAGACCCCAGATTGACAAGAAAGGGCGAGCTGTTTCTTGGACATTCTCAGAG GAGAACGTCATCCGGGAGTTCAGCCTCAATGAGCTGTACCAACGTGCCAAGAAGCAGAGCAAGACCCGAGATGTGATCCCTGAGGAGCCGCCCGAGTCTACGGCTGCTCCCGCACAGCCCGAGGAGGAAAACAAGAAGGATAAATAA
- the TMX2 gene encoding thioredoxin-related transmembrane protein 2 isoform X2, with protein sequence MAVLAPLLALLYSVPRLSRWLAKPYYLLSALLSAAFLLVRKVPPVCLGLPTQREDGNSCDFDWREVEILMFLSAIVMMKNRRSITVEQHIGNIFMFSKVANAILFFRLDIRMGLLYITLCIVFLMTCKPPLYMGPEYIKYFNDKTIDEELDRDKRVTWIVEFFANWSNECQSFAPIYADLSLKYNCTGLNFGKVDVGRYPDVQSEHVTSHEAASHPDPIPGGKRGDAETPD encoded by the exons ATGGCTGTGCTGGCCCCGCTGCTGGCCCTACTGTACTCGGTGCCGCGGCTCTCGCGATGGCTGGCCAAGCCCTACTACCTTCTGTCGGCGCTGCTGTCGGCCGCCTTCCTCCTGGTGCGCAAGGTGCCGCCCGTCTGCCTCGGTCTCCCCACGCAGCGCGAGGACGGCAACTCTTGCGACTTCGACTGG AGGGAGGTGGAGATTTTAATGTTCCTCAGTGCCATTGTGATGATGAAGAACCGGAGATCTA TCACTGTAGAGCAGCATATAGGTAACATCTTCATGTTCAGTAAAGTTGCCAACGCCATCCTATTTTTCCGCCTGGACATTCGCATGGGCCTGCTCTACATCACACTCTGCATAG TGTTCCTGATGACTTGCAAACCTCCCCTCTACATGGGCCCAGAGTACATCAAGTACTTTAATGACAAGACAATTGAT GAAGAGCTGGACCGGGACAAGCGGGTCACATGGATCGTGGAGTTCTTTGCCAATTGGTCTAATGAGTGTCAGTCATTTGCTCCTATCTATGCTGACCTCTCTCTCAA GTACAACTGCACAGGACTGAATTTTGGGAAGGTGGACGTTGGACGCTACCCTGAT GTACAAAGTGAGCACGTCACCTCTCACGAAGCAGCTTCCCACCCTGATCCTATTCCAGGGGGGAAAAGAGGTGATGCGGAGACCCCAGATTGA
- the MED19 gene encoding mediator of RNA polymerase II transcription subunit 19 isoform X2 encodes MRRRGGARLRVGGGSLGSSSSGGGGGRGRGRAADAMENFTALFGAQTEPPPPPPAALGFGPGKPPPPPPPPPGGGPGTVPPPAAAPAPPGADKAAAGCGPFYLMRELPGSTDLTGSTNLITHYNLEHAYNKFCGKKVKEKLSNFLPDLPGMIDLPGSHDNSGLRSLIEKPPILGGSFNPITGTMLAGFRLHAGPLPEQCRLMHIQPPKKKNKHKHKQSRTQDPVPPEPTQSRASRYGQLTGQQQQ; translated from the exons ATGAGACGCCGCGGCGGTGCCAGACTCCGAGTGGGCGGAGGCAGCCTcggtagcagcagcagcggcggcggcggcggcagaggcagaggcagagcgGCCGACGCGATGGAGAACTTCACAGCGCTTTTTGGTGCACAGActgagccgccgccgccgccaccagcTGCGCTGGGCTTTGGGCCGGGGAAGCCGCCCCCTCCACCGCCTCCTCCTCCGGGTGGGGGCCCCGGAACGGTCCCGCCGCCCGCAGCGGCCCCAGCTCCTCCTGGCGCTGACAAGGCCGCAGCTGGGTGCGGACCCTTCTACCTGATGCGGGAGCTCCCAG GCAGCACGGACCTGACAGGCAGCACCAATCTGATCACTCACTACAACTTGGAGCATGCCTACAATAAATTCTGCGGGAAGAAGGTGAAGGAAAAGCTGAGTAACTTCCTGCCCGACCTGCCCGGGATGATCGACCTGCCCGGCTCCCATGACAACAGCGGCCTCCGTTCTCTCATCGAGAAGCCGCCCATCCTTGGTGGTTCTTTCAACCCTATCACGGGCACCATGCTGGCAGGCTTCCGCCTGCACGCCGGCCCG CTGCCAGAGCAATGCCGCCTGATGCATATCCAGCCCCCCAAGAAGAAGAATAAGCACAAGCACAAACAGAGTCGGACCCAGGACCCCGTCCCCCCAG AACCGACACAGTCCAGAGCATCCCGGTATGGGCAGCTCACAggccagcagcagcagtag
- the MED19 gene encoding mediator of RNA polymerase II transcription subunit 19 isoform X1, producing MRRRGGARLRVGGGSLGSSSSGGGGGRGRGRAADAMENFTALFGAQTEPPPPPPAALGFGPGKPPPPPPPPPGGGPGTVPPPAAAPAPPGADKAAAGCGPFYLMRELPGSTDLTGSTNLITHYNLEHAYNKFCGKKVKEKLSNFLPDLPGMIDLPGSHDNSGLRSLIEKPPILGGSFNPITGTMLAGFRLHAGPLPEQCRLMHIQPPKKKNKHKHKQSRTQDPVPPETPSDSDHKKKKKKKEEDPERKRKKKEKKKKKNRHSPEHPGMGSSQASSSSSLR from the exons ATGAGACGCCGCGGCGGTGCCAGACTCCGAGTGGGCGGAGGCAGCCTcggtagcagcagcagcggcggcggcggcggcagaggcagaggcagagcgGCCGACGCGATGGAGAACTTCACAGCGCTTTTTGGTGCACAGActgagccgccgccgccgccaccagcTGCGCTGGGCTTTGGGCCGGGGAAGCCGCCCCCTCCACCGCCTCCTCCTCCGGGTGGGGGCCCCGGAACGGTCCCGCCGCCCGCAGCGGCCCCAGCTCCTCCTGGCGCTGACAAGGCCGCAGCTGGGTGCGGACCCTTCTACCTGATGCGGGAGCTCCCAG GCAGCACGGACCTGACAGGCAGCACCAATCTGATCACTCACTACAACTTGGAGCATGCCTACAATAAATTCTGCGGGAAGAAGGTGAAGGAAAAGCTGAGTAACTTCCTGCCCGACCTGCCCGGGATGATCGACCTGCCCGGCTCCCATGACAACAGCGGCCTCCGTTCTCTCATCGAGAAGCCGCCCATCCTTGGTGGTTCTTTCAACCCTATCACGGGCACCATGCTGGCAGGCTTCCGCCTGCACGCCGGCCCG CTGCCAGAGCAATGCCGCCTGATGCATATCCAGCCCCCCAAGAAGAAGAATAAGCACAAGCACAAACAGAGTCGGACCCAGGACCCCGTCCCCCCAG AAACTCCATCCGATTCGgatcacaagaaaaagaaaaagaaaaaggaagaagatccTGAgcggaaaaggaagaagaaagaaaagaagaagaagaag AACCGACACAGTCCAGAGCATCCCGGTATGGGCAGCTCACAggccagcagcagcagtagcctCCGTTAA